GCGGATGATACGTTagtgtttaattaaaattttaaaattttaaatttcaaaaaattataaaaatatttttaaaattttaaaaattaattaaatgatgatgtGTCATCTATATAGAGATCCACGTGTATGCCACTTCAACAAAGTTAATAGAcattaacttttccatccattttgaggtgatttgacaaaaaatacgaaataggtaaaaaattaaatggaggactaaaatgaattttttgtaaagttgaagAACCAAAAAGGTCATTATGCCAAAAAGAACGTAAtgcaaaattaaagaaaagaagagatttttttaaatacaaaatagaaaagaacATAATTCGGGCCAAATGGTAAGTAGAGAAAAAAGCCCAAAGTTAAGAAAATGGAGGTGAAAATCTGAGCATGTCAAACTcgatacaaaataaattataataaagaaaacCTGGAAATCTTTCCCATTTTCATCATCAATCCCTCTCTCAGTTTATAACTACAAAGACCGAATAAGATCACTCTCTTGAATCCTCCACCGTCTATTCCATTGACTTCCCTTAAACTTCCCGAAAAGTCTAACCTCTTCTCAGAACTCCCACCCATACAGGGCCCTTCTCCTCCTTTGATCCCCCATCCCCCATTTCAACAACAGAAAATTGCCCATAAAtgactcattttctttttgggttttcttttggTCTTAGGATTTAGGAAataagaaattttcaaaattgagaagaaGTAGAAGAAGCGCTAGTGTGTCATGATCAGATGCTATCGGGTGTAAGATAAGCGACACCATGATCAACACGGCCAACGGTACGATTTCGACCTCTTCGTCCTCGGCAAACGCTCAATCGCCGGGTTTGAAGACTTATTTTAAAACCCCAGAAGGTCGATATAAGCTTCACTATGAAAAGACTCACCCTTCTAGCCTTCTTCACTATGCTCATGGCAAAACTGTTACTCAGGTAACTTCAAATTCCTAGggtttcctttttttcttaaattattgaaaagaaGACTATCTTTTGTGTtacttattttggttttgatcaAGACCGATCATCCGATTTCACTTTAAATtgctctcttttctttttctttatttctttttattttagtgtGGGTTTtcctttttgtgtttttgatACACTAATGTTATAATTAGATAATGAGAACATTTCCAATTTATTAGTGAAAAGAGGGTTTTTTACATGTACCCATCTGTTAGAAGCACTTGAAGAACATATTTTATTAGATCATTTTGTACCATCGGTGTTTAAGCATTATTGATTACAAGTTCAAGCTTGAAAGAGTTTGAATCAATGCCCTTAGTTATAAAGTCAAATTTTGATCGTTTTGCTTATGTATTATTCGTTTGTTGAGATTGTATTGATTAAGTCCGGCTGTCAGGTTACCCTAGCACATTTGAAGGAGAAGCCAGCTCCATCAACTCCGACGTCTTCATCGTCCAGCTACAGTGCCAGTGGTGGGGTCAGATCAGCAGCAGCAAGGTGGCTAGGTGCTGGGAACGGGAGCCGCACGCTTGGATTTGCTGGGGGGAATGGTGGGAGTAAAAGTATTAGTAGTACTAGTAGGATTGGGTCATTGGGTGCTTCAAGTTCTAGTAATTCAATCACTAATATGAATTTTGATGGGAAAGGGACTTATTTAATCTTTAACGTTGGTGATGCTATCTTTATAAGTGATTTGAATTCTCAGGACAAGGTAATttagcatttttttttgttacggTTTTTGATGAAAGAGAAGGCATCTGTGGTGGTATTTTGAGAATCTTGGTGTTTAATGTAGGATCCAATAAAGTCTATCAATTTCAGTAATTCGAACCCTATCTGCCACGCATTTGATCAAGATGCCAAAGATGGCCATGATTTGCTTATCGGGTTGAATTCTGGTGATGGTAGTTCTTCTTAGCTTATTCTAATTTGCAATTTTAGCTCAAGGGTTTAAACTCTGCAAATTTATCACTTCTGTGTGTATTACTGTAGTTTACTCTGTGTCACTGAGGCAGCAGTTACAGGATGTTGGAAAGAAGCTTGTTGGGGCGCAGCATTACAACAAAGATGGTTCTGTCAATAACAGGCAAGACTTACATTACTACATACATTATACCTTTCTTCGCCATTTGAGtgtactttttaataattttgagtttcaaATGTTTTGTCTTAGGTCTTCCTGCATGTGATTTGTAGAATTTTGTGCTTTAGAGGCTAAACTAGTACATGATGGTGTAAAGATAAATTGTGGTACCCAATGGCTTGGAGCTGGATAATTTCTATGACATCTTATAtagatttgtttttcttttaaatgatgCATATTAAGCTTACGCCACTTTATGATATCATTTTCTTGAAtctgtttttgttattttaatgggGCAATATTGccgtaatttttatttctagcCACCTTGAGACCTTGCTGCAGAGCGGCTTCATTTGTTTTCTCTTTaaccttcaatatttttaaggtATCAATACTACCAAATATAAGGCCAGCAAGAAAGCAACTGACTTGGTCTCTCATTGGGTTGATTGTTAAACCCGCTAGCAATATTCAACTTGTCATCTGCTGCAACTTATAGAATTTGCTTTTCTCTCAGGCTTCCCCTTAGGATGATGAAAGGGGCACTGACTTTTGTTTCTAATTGGCCTTTATGCTGAATTGATGTTTTAAATGGTTGACTCAGCTGCCTATCTTATATATTCTTGTTATTTCCAGCAGTCGGTGTACTGGTATTGCATGGGTTCCCGGAAGTGATGGTGTTTTTGTGGTGGCTCATGCTGATGGAAACATGTACGTGTATGAAAAGGCAAGTTTCTGATAATTAAAGaaggattttatttatttttatattttttaacttctgGAGGTATAACGTACAAATTTCATTATGTTCAATGCATCAAGCTGTTTTTTaagcttttttctttctttctttttgtgcCATCTAGAACAAGGAAGGAGCTGGTGATTCTTCATTCCCTGTTGTAAAAGACCAAACTCAATTTTCAGTTTCACATGCACGTTACAGTAAGGTACTGGTCAGTGTTTATTTTGGGGGAAAAAGAGCTATTTTAGGCTTTCTTATTTGTGTATGTTTCCTAAAATTGGTGGTGTTTACCTTTGTTGTATAATGTAAAGCCATTAATGATTCATGCGTAAATTTATAGTAGGTGCTGCATGGCTTATCACTATTCTAGTTTCTAGCCAAACGGTAATCTGTTTAAATTAGATGATGCATGTGTTGCTGCATTTTGCATGATCTAGATTGTCAAAAATGGGTTTGACACCCAAATTTCTCAGAGAGCTGCAGGAAAGTTTGCacatgttttcttttcttccttcctTCCTAAACCTTTACTCAATGCATTTAGATGTGGTCTTGTGCTTGCCTTCTGGTTTATATGCCCATGGttatatatatttccttttttgttaCAGTTAATGCCATGATATTCTTGATATCTGGCAAGATAGAGCATGCCTTAGCAACAGAAAATGTTTTTGGTCTGACTGTTCTTTGACATCAATGCGGAAAccatataatttttctatttttccttgttttggttttttttttacttgccATTATTTCCTTGCAGAGTAACCCAATGGCGAGATGGCATGTTTGTCAAGGTTCAATTAATAGCATTGCTTTCTCCCATGATGGGGCATACTTAGCAACTGTTGGAAGAGATGGTATCAACTCAAATTGACATCATCTGCATTTTTTGgctgtttttcttttctagcTTTTTTGAACTTTGAGTTTCTCTCTTTCTACTTGCTGAGTGCAGGCTATCTGCGAGTTTTTGACTATTCAAAAGAACAGCTTGTATGTGGTGGCAAAAGTTATTATGGTGCTCTACTATGTTGCGCTTGGAGGTGCTCTGTTCTCTTTTTCAAAGCTCTGTTTCTTTTGTCCAAACAAATTTGTGCATTCTTTTAAATATACTGCGTTTTCAATTTGTCACCTTCTGTTCTTTGTATATGATATATAAGTCATCACCTttggaaaaaataaatgttGGTACTAACAACAATGTCCACTGAACAGTATGGATGGGAAATATATTCTGACTGGAGGTGAAGATGACTTGGTTCAAGTTTGGAGTATGGAAGATCGAAAGGTTGTGGCATGGGGTGAGGGGCACAACTCATGGGTACAATTCTTACCTTAGAAGGCTTCTGTTTATCTGTTGTGGATGATGATGGCTGTGTACTCATTTCTTTCTACATGGTGCTGGCAGGTTAGTGGAGTGGCATTTGATTCGTATTGGTCATCACCTAATTCTGATGGCACAGGGGAGACTGTGATGTACCGGTTTGGTTCTGTTGGTCAGGTATAAGGATGTTCTTAGCCTGGTAAAGATAATTATATTCACTCTTATCAGACGCCCCTGTTTACCATTGCTCTTTCATGCTCatgtatttttatcttttatatgcATTTAACTGTTATGCTCCGCTAATTCTATCTTTACAAGTTATAAATGCTCACACTTACATTAATGTTGTAGCAACCTTTCTGGAGGTAGTGCTTCCCTCTTCTTTCAATGTATTGAGTGTAGACTATAtaggaaatattttaattgtaactTGATGAAATTATAGGTTGTCCGGTTACTATTTGTTGTAGGTTAGTTTAGGTTCTTGTTTAAATAGGATCTTGAACAGTTAATATGAGGGATATCATATCTATTTAGCATTTGAATGGGGAGAACTGAAGAATTACAATGAAAACCAAAACAGTTGGCAAAGAATCATGGAATACTTTGAGAATATTTTCTGATGAATAGcttgcttttcattttttatggaATGACAACGTACTGTTGTTCATAAACATTTTTTGGTTAAGGAACATGGTTATAAAGTTAGTTATGATCATCCTTTGCCTTACCTGTTTTCTTCAACATGTGGGGAAAGGAGACCCCCGAAAATCAAGACACACGGACTGTAAAGGTTTAAAgatggttttctttttcctcgGAGTATCACTTTTCTGTTAAAGGGGGACATCTAACTGCAGGTGTTAAGCTTAATACATTAGAATGAAATTAGGTAACCTTTTTGTTTACCCTATTTCCTTTAAAGGGAAATGTGCTTCTTCCTTGCAGCAACTGCAATATCATTGACATCTCATTATTACCTTCTTCTGTATAGGACACACAGTTGTTATTGTGGGACCTGGAAATGGATGAGATTGTAGTGCCATTGCGTCTATGCCCTCCTGGTGGGTCTCCCACTTACACAACTGGGAGCCAATCTTCCCACTGGGACAACATAAGCCCATTGGGTACCCTGCAACCTGCCCCAAGTATCCGAGATGTTCCGAAAGTTTCTCCACTGGTTGCTCATCGTGTTCACAACGAACCACTCTCGGGCTTGATTTTTACCCAGGAATCAGTACTTACTGTTTGTCGAGAGGGACACATAAAAATCTGGATGAGACCCGGTGTTGGGGAAAGCCACTCAAGCAACAGTGAAACAGTGCTAACTAACAGTTTGAAGGATAAGCCGTTTGTATCCAGCAAGATTGGGAGTTCTAGCTACAAACAATGAGCAGACCATCATGAAAAGAGGCAAAAGACAAaacaaagataaatatttttttctctgcaTTTCTATTTGCTAGTGTGGCCGTTCATCTCTTTATGAAGTTGGGTTTTCTCAAAAAGTACACAAGTGTTTGATGGGAACTGAATTGGAATGAGATTTAACCATCTGAATCCATTGTATATCGAGGAACAAAAAATGGCAGTGACAGCACAAAAAGAGGTCTGGAGGAAGAAACAAACCTCCATTGTAAGTACAAACGGCTTTTCTTagaaaatacataaaagaaaaaaacagtgACAGTGACCTGAAATTGCACCTTTGAGATGTGTAAATCTTTAAGAGGTGCAGTTGAGATATTGATGATGGCATCATTGCGgttaatatataagtatgattTTTGATGGATCGTCCAAAGACTTGTTTGAAACTTGCCCGAGCTCTTCAAAGATCAATCTGAGTCACACGTGTGCATTTGAATGAGTTAATCTATTTGTTTGGTCAAGAGTCATAAATATATTCAAGTGCATATAAATAGGAGTGATTTTAGCAGAAGTGAAAGAATTGAACTCTTAAAATAACTCTGCATATAAATTACGCCCATCACCGCCTATTGCTTTTGTCTATCCCAATTTTAGTAAAAGAAAATCCAACActacatgtttattttaattttatcaaattttttattcaagaatttattgttttagttttGCAATAGAAGCTGATTCATCCACAAAATGAACAATGCAAAATAACCAAGGAAGTGGAAATAAATACTATTTTCTTAAAGGCGTATTGAGATGAACTCATTGATGCAACCACAAAAGCGAAACAAAATCATAGCATAGAAAAGTCTTTTGTTATGTCTTTGATATATCTAATGTTATCtccataaaattttactatcataattttatatcttttatcaatttgcgccgattttattttttagttaaatttgacccttaatttttagttaaatttaaccaCCAATCTTTCAAAAGAgttgaattattgtttttagcggaaatattaactaaaatattagatttttaaatatgtcACCTACATGATAATCTACATGCacttcatgtttttttttaaattaaactttttatcatttttaaatttcttttatttttgaatatttttataattttaaattatttattgacgtgacatataagacaaataatgttatgtcaacataaaataaatatggattAGCATACGAGTTGCCATGCCAACAtcgttaaaaattaatgttttcacaagattttcattaaaaaagtgatttgattctttttaaaagttgagagtcaaattaacaaaagatgCAAACGTTGAGagaaaaatttaacattatacCTTTTTAAATTGTCTAAaagaagtttttatttaatttttgtattaaagaagtttttatttaatttttgtattactTTTATATGGCTTCAAtacatttaattatataaaatttaaaatttcaatacatattctactttttattatcataaataaattttagtttataataaaatttattatatctttaatatatttaaccTCTTCTTGAATCGGTATCACAAGTCAATCACCATCAAATGACGAAATGTCATATTCTTTtataatgtaataaatataattatgagggttttaaaaaaatatttttatataacttaATCTTTACAATCATAGCTACAACttcatttatcttttacatcaattgtttatatatatatatatatatatgcatctaAGGACATAATCTAGTGGTACCCacaatcctaaaaataaaacatatcttcaatgttataaaattgttaaGTTGTTAGTGAGTGTTTTATCTTATGGCTCTTCTTCCCCTACCTACTAACTGTTATGCTGCCTTGTCCACCTTTGTTTTTGTCTACATAAAGTATGTTTTCAAGTCTTTCACTATGCTATTAACTATTATGCTTCTTTGTCCACTTTAAGTGCTTTTAAACtttgtacataatttttaagcaacaaacattttaattaagaagTTTGTATTTTTAAGTGTTGATAGGTGTCTTATCTCATTCTATCATCTTTTTAACTGTCTTTACTTTGTTTGCTCTATCCATTGAAGCTTTTTAAGAGATAAactattaattaacttaatgtCAAACTTATTGACAAACTTTACTGTTTTCAGTTCACCTTACAATTCTCAATTTCTTTGATAACACTTTAACTTTGGAATAGTTTTGTAACATCCCTTGCCCGACCCGATTGTCGGATCTAAGCTACAAGATGACACATTCATTGCCGAAACAACTACCGTCAAGTTCACAGTAAAACAATCATTTGTAAATTCTAATACGTGTCAATTACCTTTACATTATGATAAACAATCAAATATGAGTCtcaatcgagcttacgaaagctcttttgatAACCCGAACacgaaataggaccaaattgtaaaattttaaaacatcagGGCCGACGTCATGATATCACTTTCTCCATGTCGTGACGTCTTCAAAACAGTATGACATGTTGTGACTTTAGGCCACTTGACGTCGCGATGTGACTCACTGTTTTGTTCGACGTTGCGACAAGCTAAGTTGCACATCGGGACGTGGactttatttttgataaaatttgagcCATTTGGTACCTTTTCAAGCTTCCACACAAACTTATCATTCTATGCACAAATGACTAACTTCACCTTCACCAAAACACTTCAaaacacataccaaaacaaGTGCAAATAACACAATCAACTTCCTATCAATTTATATCACCTAATCGACCATTCCATTAGACATATCATCTAATTACCAtggcacatatatatatcaaacaatCACCTAAATACCAACTTGTCAACACCAATTTATATCCAAATATGCCAATTCAATTGGCACATACACATCtcaaatcatttaccaaaacatactatTTCATCGAGACATTAACATTGCCAAAATTGTGCATTAAGTAGATTTTAGCTATGTTCAACATTCAAAGTTaacatatacaaaatatttatgtacatgccacaaatCCAAACTTAAAACGATCAAAAAGCAACCGGTTCAAAAATAGGATAGTgtgtgtaacaacccattttgtAATGACGTTAGAAACACTGGTTTCAGAACCCCATTTCCGATGATTGAAAccgtaaatactaaatattaatgtttacaAGGTTGGTATAAagtttaattagaatttgattctttaattttttttaattatatagttAATTAATGTACAAGTGTAATGACCTAGTCAGTGATGTTGGAAAATGAGATATCAGAACTTCATTTCCGTAAAccaaacacataaatatttttattaaatatttatggagttattatgtaggtgaattgaattttgaataagtaattttttgaataagtGAGTAATTAAGGTATAAATACTATATCGTAAAAGTagaaaagttaatcgctattaatttttattggctaaaagggttaaataatattataccAAGGGTCAAAGTGGCATTTAGACCATTTTCAATAGTAGTGGATGGTAAAGTATGATTTTCTTTAGTAACTaatattaaatcataataaaattataatttaaaagaatatgataagttataatttaaaagattataataagtattatatcataaaaattaaaaggtagaAAGCCATTTTCCTTCTTTCGTGAAGATGGGGTTTGAGCTTCAAGCATTCGGCTCTCAATTTGATCGGGATTTAAACTAATAAGAGGATATTCGcgaaaaaaggaaatttaaagaGACATGTTTGAGCTGAGCTGAGTTGTAAGCTGGAGGAAAGCACTGCTGGGATGATGAATCTGCCTACGGAGAATTCTGAGTCATCAGGTGGTTATAACAGCCTAACAGGTCTAAATTCTAGAAGAATGTCAGCTGCCAATGGTGTTTAGGCCGCTATTTGTAAATTCAAGAATCAATGTCATCCATACTAGTTATACAGCTACTTACGTAATACTATAATGAACAAAAGTAAATTCTTCTTTATCATTCAAACATTAGAATAGAGTagaacacacacaaaaaaaatttgatgttCATCTACAAGATGGCACCTATTTGTCTGAATATAGTTTGTGTCGAATTCCGGCATTTCGTTCATATCATGTACTGTATAATTGATTATAACTTCCTGTTTGATTATTAGAAAGGCATGACATAATGATAACAACAAAATACTATAAAGGAAGATAGTTCAACAAACATGTTCTCATCTCATTCATCAGGGCCATTGTTGACCTTTATCTCCAAAAGCCTCTCAACCGGTTGCCTACAGATTGGGCACCGATTCGTCTGGCATCTCAAAACCTTTGCACAAGAGCTGCACATGCACTGCATTATGAACCAAAAGATATTTACATCAGCAACCAGTAAAATCTTATGTCGACCACTTAAGTGAGAGGAAAGATTCTCTGTTACTTAAAAGCATTTTCACTACCGTATCCAAAGGTGATACTTTCAgctaaatatttattcaaatctCTGCAACCTATTAAGTTATTACTGCAGTATTTCCCTTTGCTTTCTGGTCTACTAGATCAATATTGCAAAAGACCAAACaatggaaaataaatgaaattaacttatgaagagaaaagaacaaGTGGCTGCTTTTACCATGTGCCTGCAGGGAAGAACAGTAGTGTCCCGAGGTTCTGAAAGGCAAATAACGCATTCTTTTCCACTATCATTTGGATCAACATCATTGTCAACTGAATTTCCGATCCCATATATTTCTTGCAGCTCATACCTCTTCCCATTCACCCACAGAATCTGTTTCACTACTCTGGTCTGGTATTCACCCTTCTCCTTCTCAAACACCGCCTGAGTTATCTGAGAATTCATGGCTCCTGACTCCTGGTTTCCATCTGACACATTTTGGTTAAGAGGCAATGCCTCTGCTTTCACAGCCAGATGATAGATATCCACTTCATCTACTTTCAGTAATTCCGACTCCTCAAACATAGAGAAATCGATCCCTGTTCCAGACGGCAGTCTAAACTTCTGTCCTAGACCTTGTTCGAAAGGCACAATTACTGGGGGTAGAATACTTTCCTTCATTGCCGTCAGATTGCAGTCTTCACCTTCTTTTGCAAAGAAAATAACAGTAATCCTGTTTGCAGCACAAACCAAATCATCTTGTTAAGAAATAATATCAGATTCACATAAAAACTCGCAAATCTGAACTTCATATAAGATGCAACATAACCTCAACACAGAAAATTGAttctaagaagaaaaagagaaggctTGTGTTTAAGGGTTAGATGTACATGCTCCATTAAATAAGTATTACTTTCTCAAGATGCCAGAGAAATGAAGAAACACAGCAAATAATATATTGTTAGATAAATGAATCAAAGAACAGCAATGCCCGTACTATTGATAGAAACGAATGCACACAGGAAATTGATGATATTAATATCAAATACCTTAGAACATTTTTACAAGATACTCAGCCACCAACATGCATGCATCGTAAGTTGTATTTGACTTCAACAAATCATTCAGTCTTTTCTTTACCTATACTTACAAACTAAAGCGCAGAACTCTCTTTtccgatcattttaccctagcTCAGAAGTCATTATATCTATGATGtgtaaatttaaaaggataacAAAAATCACCATCATTCTAGCCTTTGTCGCGGTAAACCTATTGCCATTTTCTCTATCAAGTAGAAACATAAAATCCGGGACCTCAAAACACACCTCTAAtgattgcattcaaaccccatTCAAGCAAGGTAACCATAAAACCTTCAAATATACAAATCGATACTTAAAtaaaccccccaaaaaaaaccAATAAGCTTTCATTGGATTCCTAATCATTTGCTAAACTTTTATCCCTCTAAACATGCATCTCCCCAAGTATAATACACCAATCATATAATTTGACAGAATTTATATCTCAAGCTTTCAAAACAAGTGTAACAATAAtcatcatataaattatatccGAGGagcaaaattttaatcaaaagcAACTCATATTCTAAGCTACAACCATTGGATTCTCACagatttcaaaaaattgaaaatttttaaacaaagaGATTGAAGTTCTATACCTTCCAGCAACAGTAGCATCAAACGTGAAAGAAACCAAGAACTTCCCAGGATTCAGCTCATCAGCTTCGAATTTCAAAGTTTCCTTCTTCAAATTTACGTCATTTTTTATAGTAACCGCCTTTTGATGCTCTATATACGGCGGCGGTGGAGTAATCATCGGTCCACAAGCATATCTACTCCAACTGGCGGGCTCTATGTGGGGTCCACCtcgatgatggtgatgatgatcgTAAGGCGCCGGAAGCGGCAACGGCACAGGCGGCTGGTGGGGGTAGTACCCTGGGTACTGGTAGTACTGGGGTGCGTTGGTATTCGGGTATTGTGGCGGGTAAGGCGTTGCGGCGGCAAAGACGTAACGGTTGGCCGAGATTTCAGGTTGGGGCTGAGCTGGAGGAGGTGGATGTGGTGGCGGAGGATGATTTCGCCTGCTTCCGTGCCTTCTCCGGCCACTTACTCCGCTACTTCCGATGTTCCCCATGAATTTTTCCCGGTTATTGGAGtacaaaaggaaaataaaccggaaattttgcaaatatttataaaggAAAGACTTTACAACCAAGTTCGATCCAGTTTCAAGTAAAAATTTCTGGGTTTTCCATTTTTCCCTCCAGAAcccaagaaaatgaaaagaaaaaaaaaacttatttggAATCGAAAGGAGtttagaagagaaaaaaaatttacttggtctttcctttcatttctctatcaaatgaaaaataaaaataaaagagagaataTTTGGTTGGGTGAGTATTGGGTTTGCGTAAAGCTCCACCAAAACCACCATTGATGAAGAGACAGAAATTGTGCTAAAGTGAACAgcttctctctttctctctctttttttcttttgttttttgttgtttgatgacaAAAATACCCAAACTCTGGCCGGGAATTGATTAAagtctgattttttttaattaattacaatttagttttatattaaagATTGATGTTTGTCAACAAGGCAATGAAAGCTtgaatcttttttaaaaaaaaaagaaaagaacagaattgatgtaatttaaatttacaagtaTATGTTTTTGGGTAAATTCAGAGTCCAAGGCAGTCAATTTaggttgaaaaaaaatgaattagttttttttttaatgctttACAGGTATTCTCCACCACCACCATTTTCTGCTTATATCATAACATGGCTTGTTCCACCAATTGGACAATGCAATTTGCAAAggcaatcaaaattttatatctaGTAGTTGCCAAGAATCAGGATTTTCCtgaattttatgattatttttgaGAAATGACAATCTTTGTGAAGtcattcatataataatatcaaaatcaaattaataattgaagtttgTGTGTATAATGGCCAACCATATGTCCTTTGATAATGATTATAATGGGGGAAATAAATGAaggaaactttaaaataatcCATTATTTAtgcaaaactattttttttaagatttatttattcaaattctgTCATATGAGAAATTGAGATGCTGCTGCTGATTGCTTTGGTCACCAGAATTTGGCCAATCACggttctttttttaaaataaaaataatttaaattttttgcgactaaattaaccatatctgtcagttttttttttaaattaggcttaaaagttttttttttaatttaggtaaaTAAATCATGTTTGGAGAGAGAAATGGAAAGTGCGCCCAGCTAGACGCCTTTCCCTCAACAGTCAAATCTAATAGCTTTATTAAAAGGGGGCAacaatcattttttttacctataaatactcctaatttttttttcactcacatcctattctctcaattttttctaactctctcaactctctcaattttctcaagtcattgttctaaatttttcaatattcccgtttaaaaatattagttttttaattattctgtATTTAATTCGTTCGGATTATGTTTTCACAAATGACAATCTCTCTAATTCGTTTCGACGACAATCACATTTTCACCGCTCAAGCAGTAATGGTAAGacgaaaatttaattttcgttattttcgattaaattaattttaagttattttttaaaaattaaaatatttttttctgtaGTTATAAATAGGCAGATGATCGTGTTTTGGAAGCATTCA
The sequence above is a segment of the Gossypium raimondii isolate GPD5lz chromosome 4, ASM2569854v1, whole genome shotgun sequence genome. Coding sequences within it:
- the LOC105768098 gene encoding uncharacterized protein LOC105768098 isoform X2, producing MINTANGTISTSSSSANAQSPGLKTYFKTPEGRYKLHYEKTHPSSLLHYAHGKTVTQVTLAHLKEKPAPSTPTSSSSSYSASGGVRSAAARWLGAGNGSRTLGFAGGNGGSKSISSTSRIGSLGASSSSNSITNMNFDGKGTYLIFNVGDAIFISDLNSQDKDPIKSINFSNSNPICHAFDQDAKDGHDLLIGLNSGDVYSVSLRQQLQDVGKKLVGAQHYNKDGSVNNSRCTGIAWVPGSDGVFVVAHADGNMYVYEKNKEGAGDSSFPVVKDQTQFSVSHARYSKSNPMARWHVCQGSINSIAFSHDGAYLATVGRDGYLRVFDYSKEQLVCGGKSYYGALLCCAWSMDGKYILTGGEDDLVQVWSMEDRKVVAWGEGHNSWVSGVAFDSYWSSPNSDGTGETVMYRFGSVGQDTQLLLWDLEMDEIVVPLRLCPPGGSPTYTTGSQSSHWDNISPLGTLQPAPSIRDVPKVSPLVAHRVHNEPLSGLIFTQESVLTVCREGHIKIWMRPGVGESHSSNSETVLTNSLKDKPFVSSKIGSSSYKQ